Part of the Defluviitalea raffinosedens genome, TAAAGAAAAATGTAACAATTGTGGTCTGTGTATTGGTAAATGTCATTTTGATTCCATCGAAGATGGAACTGCTGGCTACAAAATATACATTGGAGGAAGATGGGGAAAACGTGTAGCTCGTGGCAAGCCCTTAAGCAAGATTTTCACGGATAAAGATGAAGTTTTAAGTGTAATCGAAAAAGCCATCCTTTTATACAGAGAACAAGGCAAAACGGGTGAACGTTTTTCTAAAACGATTGAAAGACTTACTTTTGAAAATGTAGAATCTCAATTATTATCAAATGATATTTTAGATCGAAAAGAGGAACTTCTGGAAGCAAAACTTCACTTAACTGGCGGAGCCACTTGTTAATATCATTCATTATTAAATGCTTTAAAACTAGACAATAAACAAAAAACTTTCATTAGTCCAATTAAATCTGGAACCAATGAAAGTTTTTTATTTGCTGGCTTATTTTAAATTAAACAGATACTGCTTAGGCATTTCATCCTCAAAAGTAATCTGAGATGAATAAACTTTAAATACCCTATCAATTTCCCTGCTTTCAAATACTTTTTCTGGACTGTCATAAATAACTATTTCTCCCTTATCCATAAGACAGATCTTATCAGAATAAGAAAGCGCATTGTTTAAATCATGGAGTACCATAACGATTGTTTTCCCCATCTTTTTAAGCCTTTTTATTATTTCCAGTATTTCAAGCTGATGATTAATATCTAAATAAGTTGTTGGCTCATCTAAAAATATTATATCTGTATCCTGAGCCAAAAGCATAGCAATATAAACCTTTTGACGCTGCCCTCCAGATAATTCATAAATATTTTTATTGATATACTTACCAAGAGCCATGTCTTCTATGGTCTTTTGGACAATTTCTTTATCTTTTTGTTGAGGCACACGCAAAAAATCTAAATAAGGATATCTGCCGTGCATAACCAAATTATATACCGTTATATTGGGTACCTTTCTAATCTGAGGTAAAAAGGAAAGCTTTTTTGCAAGCTCTTTATTTGAAAAGCTTGAAATATTCCTGTCCTTAAGAATCACTTCCCCTTTAAAAGCTTTCAATATATTTGCTGCTGTTTTTAATAAAGTAGTCTTCCCACAGCCGTTTTTACCTATAATCGTTGTAATGCTGGCTTCTTCAAATGCAATATTTATATTTTTTATAACTTCAACATTATTGTATCCAGCAGTGATATTCTTTAATTTAATCATAAAGCTGTCCTCTCCTGCCTTTAATTAATAGATAAATAAAAAATGGTCCGCCCAAAAATGACATTATAATTCCAACAGGAATTTCATAGGGGGCAAAAATAACTCGAGCCAGTAAATCACAAAGTAAAGTAAAAATACTTCCTAATAATGCGGATACGGGGATTAATATTCTATTATCATAACCTACCAGAAACCTTGAAACATGAGGAATGATAAGCCCAACAAAGCCCAGTAAACCTGCAAAACTTATTGCAGCCCCAGCAAGCATAGCTACAAGAATTAAAAATATAAAACGAAATCTTCTAACATTTAAACCTAAAGATTTAGCTGTTTCATCTCCTAAAGCCAAAATATTCATATCATAGCTTAAAATTAAGGCAACAATAAAAGCGATAATGATAAAAAAAGCAGCAAAGCTTAATCTGTCCATTGTTACGCCTGAAAAACCTCCAATTAAAAATGCCGTCCTTTCCATAACAACATCAGGCTTTAGAGTCAGTACAGTATCCGTCGCTGCTCCAATAAAACTAGATACAGCAACCCCCGATAAAACGATAGCCATCCTGGATGCGCCAGTCGCTTTAGCTATATAATAAACCAATAACACAGCCACAAACGC contains:
- a CDS encoding FecCD family ABC transporter permease, which translates into the protein MNILQKFFTRINLNKNSKSYNAAVIAFLLMLLIIGVFLSISFGSSKISLSEIFNAMRQGDPGSKVYKIINFVRIPRTLAAVLAGCALSVSGAILQSVLNNSLASPGIIGVNSGAGLFAVLIAAFFPANIYYTTFAAFTGAFVAVLLVYYIAKATGASRMAIVLSGVAVSSFIGAATDTVLTLKPDVVMERTAFLIGGFSGVTMDRLSFAAFFIIIAFIVALILSYDMNILALGDETAKSLGLNVRRFRFIFLILVAMLAGAAISFAGLLGFVGLIIPHVSRFLVGYDNRILIPVSALLGSIFTLLCDLLARVIFAPYEIPVGIIMSFLGGPFFIYLLIKGRRGQLYD
- a CDS encoding ABC transporter ATP-binding protein, encoding MIKLKNITAGYNNVEVIKNINIAFEEASITTIIGKNGCGKTTLLKTAANILKAFKGEVILKDRNISSFSNKELAKKLSFLPQIRKVPNITVYNLVMHGRYPYLDFLRVPQQKDKEIVQKTIEDMALGKYINKNIYELSGGQRQKVYIAMLLAQDTDIIFLDEPTTYLDINHQLEILEIIKRLKKMGKTIVMVLHDLNNALSYSDKICLMDKGEIVIYDSPEKVFESREIDRVFKVYSSQITFEDEMPKQYLFNLK